The stretch of DNA GACGGCAAGGAAATCGCCAATCTGGCCATTGCCACGTCCGAATCCTGGAAGGACCGCAACTCGGGCGAGCGTAAGGAACGTACCGAGTGGCACCGCGTGGTGATCTTCAACGATGCACTGGTGAATATCGCCAAAAACTACCTGCGCAAGGGCGCGAAAGTGTATATCGAAGGCGCGCTGCAAACGCGCAAATGGACCGACCAGGGCGGAATGGAACGTTATTCCACCGAGGTGGTACTGCAGGGCTTCAACGCCACGCTGACGATGCTGGATTCCCGCCGTGGCGAAGGCGAGCGCGACAATGATTACGGCAGCGGCTCCTCTTACAGCGCACCGTCCTCCGCGCCCAGCCGCCAGCCGCAGCCTGCCATGGCCGAAGCGCTGGACGACGATATTCCGTTCTAGGGCTTGGGGTAAAGATG from bacterium encodes:
- the ssb gene encoding single-stranded DNA-binding protein, translated to MAGSVNKVILVGNLGRDPEIRSTQDGKEIANLAIATSESWKDRNSGERKERTEWHRVVIFNDALVNIAKNYLRKGAKVYIEGALQTRKWTDQGGMERYSTEVVLQGFNATLTMLDSRRGEGERDNDYGSGSSYSAPSSAPSRQPQPAMAEALDDDIPF